One window of the Dreissena polymorpha isolate Duluth1 chromosome 5, UMN_Dpol_1.0, whole genome shotgun sequence genome contains the following:
- the LOC127830969 gene encoding protein PRQFV-amide-like, which yields MRLPNTFKVLIIFLYTLTIKYCHAENELTLTDIRNSHNKEDVERNKRDISDFDEMDVVKEKRQRQFVGKRLRDFVGKRIPDEDGMYEPDLSGDDLDQMDKRMRDFVGKRSFSDQDALEAEKRMRDFVGKRAFELPEDGDFFGDHSQYADDLNTEPGNDYDKRMRDFVGKRSYTDYNHVSYLVKRLRDFVGKRFTPEDIVKIRQRYFVRKPKYEREIIGKRSSDFDDDAPYAEEKRMRDFVGKRMRDFVGKRMRDFVG from the coding sequence ATGCGGTTACCAAATACATTCAAAGTGCTTATAATATTCTTATATACATTGACAATTAAATATTGCCACGCAGAAAATGAGTTAACTTTAACAGACATAAGAAATAGCCATAACAAAGAAGATGTGGAGAGAAATAAAAGAGATATTTCTGATTTCGACGAAATGGATGTGGTCAAAGAAAAGAGACAAAGACAATTCGTCGGAAAGCGCTTACGAGATTTTGTTGGCAAACGAATACCGGACGAAGATGGCATGTACGAACCGGATCTTTCAGGGGATGATTTAGATCAGATGGACAAGCGTATGCGCGATTTCGTTGGCAAGAGATCCTTCAGTGATCAGGATGCGCTTGAAGCTGAAAAACGAATGCGCGACTTTGTCGGTAAACGTGCGTTTGAGTTACCGGAAGACGGTGACTTTTTTGGTGATCACTCACAATACGCCGACGATTTGAACACAGAACCAGGTAACGACTATGACAAGCGCATGCGGGACTTTGTGGGAAAGCGATCATACACTGACTACAATCACGTGTCTTACCTTGTTAAGCGACTTCGTGATTTCGTCGGGAAAAGGTTTACACCTGAAGATATCGTTAAAATACGTCAGAGATATTTTGTACGCAAACCAAAGTACGAGCGCGAAATTATTGGCAAGCGTTCCAGCGATTTTGACGACGACGCGCCATATGCCGAGGAAAAGAGAATGCGCGATTTCGTCGGTAAGCGCATGAGAGACTTTGTCGGGAAAAGAATGAGAGATTTTGTGGGTTAA